A window from Glandiceps talaboti chromosome 15, keGlaTala1.1, whole genome shotgun sequence encodes these proteins:
- the LOC144446217 gene encoding histamine H2 receptor-like, which translates to MHYSLHPTSVSNHSNLSLYSLEDDVQHRSLLQSIISGIVLALIILFTLTGNVLVVIAVAGFRRLQTVTNFLLLSLATADLTVAILVMPFALVYEVYGHWIFGWAFCHFWMSCDVMCCTASILNLCIISVDKYWTVTKPLTYKVNSKHRVIKMVAFVWICSATISFIPIFMGWYADHSHPNLSDPYFCGLQVNHVYAVISSTTSFYVPLTVMLFMYHRIYIIARTQAERIRVELKHIHRLNFTERQSMRRQVRSISREHKAVRTLGIIMGVFIVCWLPFFFMYLIMPFCPGCPLNLILQAVLTWLGYANSFLNPLIYAFFYRDFRKSFERILRMQTCKSRNMAKQLDDREGYVNGTQDLTESNPTVALTSIVRSCKDEGTVSEE; encoded by the coding sequence ATGCACTACTCACTACATCCAACTAGCGTCAGTAACCATTCTAATTTATCACTCTATTCACTGGAAGATGATGTCCAACATCGATCTCTCTTGCAGTCTATTATATCGGGAATTGTCCTTGCCCTGATAATTTTGTTCACTCTCACAGGTAATGTATTAGTAGTTATTGCCGTGGCTGGGTTTCGCCGTCTCCAAACCGTAACCAATTTTCTCCTTCTGAGTTTAGCAACTGCTGATTTGACAGTAGCTATTTTAGTGATGCCATTCGCATTAGTCTACGAAGTTTACGGTCACTGGATTTTTGGGTGGGCTTTTTGCCATTTTTGGATgtcatgtgatgtcatgtgCTGCACTGCTTCTATTCTCAACCTGTGCATTATTTCAGTGGATAAGTACTGGACAGTTACCAAGCCTCTAACCTATAAAGTGAACTCTAAACACCGTGTTATTAAAATGGTGGCTTTCGTATGGATTTGTTCAGCAACTATTTCATTCATTCCCATCTTTATGGGTTGGTATGCTGACCACAGCCATCCTAATTTAAGCGATCCATACTTTTGTGGGCTGCAGGTCAACCACGTGTACGCCGTCATCTCTTCAACGACATCTTTCTATGTCCCCTTGACTGTGATGCTATTTATGTACCACCGTATATACATTATTGCCCGGACACAAGCTGAGAGAATACGGGTTGAGCTAAAACATATTCATCGATTGAATTTCACGGAGCGTCAATCTATGCGACGGCAAGTACGTTCGATATCTCGTGAGCATAAAGCTGTGAGGACGCTTGGAATTATCATGGGAGTTTTCATAGTTTGCTGGTTGCCGTTCTTTTTTATGTATCTTATCATGCCGTTTTGTCCAGGTTGTCCCCTGAATTTAATACTTCAAGCTGTACTGACTTGGCTTGGCTATGCCAATAGTTTTTTAAATCCGTTGATTTATGCATTTTTCTATCGTGACTTCAGAAAGTCATTTGAAAGGATCCTGCGCATGCAAACTTGCAAATCACGTAACATGGCTAAACAGCTAGACGACCGTGAGGGTTATGTGAACGGTACCCAAGATTTGACCGAGTCGAATCCGACTGTTGCACTCACCTCAATCGTGAGAAGCTGCAAGGATGAAGGAACAGTAAGTGAAGAGTAA
- the LOC144446218 gene encoding putative E3 ubiquitin-protein ligase DTX3, protein MFDGVYAYTQGQSRHDTLQDICFIDIDISTVAAFSDVFEKKLSLFSMPYSKGAIMAATQTQSQLSGKIPPGYGRNDALDSNPSKAASSQVPVTRRKSCQNTPDSTAGSTTWEDKESHDHSKTLAADTQCTICMDDLDNPRTLPCGHKFCTDCIDQAEKHQGPICPVCKQAFGLITGNMPYGTMKCYKDENLHLPGYDKYDAIVICYNFPSGIQEEVHPNPGKSFTGTSRTAYLPDNGEGRQVLRLLKTAFERKLTFTIGTSVTTGLTDTVTWNDIHHKTNIRGGAQGFGYPDSNYLTRVKDELAAKGVEMSQTRTKKN, encoded by the exons ATGTTTGATGGGGTTTATGCCTACACACAAGGTCAGTCTCGCCATGACACATTACAAGATATCTGTTTCATTGATATTGACATTTCTACTGTGGCAGCATTCAGTGATGTGTTTGAGAAAAAGCTGTCACTGTTTAGCATGCCATACAGTAAAGGAGCAATAATGGCTGCCACTCAAACTCAGTCTCAATTGAGTGGAAAAATTCCTCCTGGGTATGGAAGAAATGATGCACTTGACAGTAATCCATCAAAAGCAGCATCTTCACAGGTGCCGGTTACAAGACGTAAAAGTTGTCAAAACACTCCTGACAGCACTGCAGGCAGTACAACTTGGGAAGATAAAGAGAGTCATGATCATTCTAAAACTCTTGCTGCAGACACTCAATGTACTATCTGCATGGATGATCTTGACAATCCAAGAACTCTACCGTGCGGACACAAGTTCTGTACTGATTGTATAGACCAAGCAGAGAAGCATCAAGGACCAATCTGTCCTGTGTGTAAACAGGCATTTGGTTTGATAACTGGAAATATGCCTTATGGTACCATGAAGTGTTACAAAGATGAAAACTTACATCTTCCTGGATATGATAAATATGATGCTATTGTTATCTGCTATAACTTTCCATCTGGGATCCAGGAA GAAGTGCATCCAAATCCCGGAAAGAGTTTCACTGGTACATCACGTACTGCATATCTACCAGACAATGGTGAGGGTCGCCAAGTGTTGAGACTTCTGAAAACTGCTTTCGAGAGAAAGCTAACTTTCACTATTGGTACATCAGTTACTACTGGACTTACAGACACTGTTACTTGGAATGATATTCACCACAAGACCAATATTCGTGGAGGAGCCCAAGG GTTTGGATACCCTGATTCTAATTATCTTACTAGAGTGAAAGATGAGTTGGCAGCAAAAGGAGTTGAAATGAGCCAAACACGGACAAAGAAGAATTGA